In a single window of the Branchiostoma floridae strain S238N-H82 chromosome 2, Bfl_VNyyK, whole genome shotgun sequence genome:
- the LOC118409436 gene encoding zinc finger protein 525-like yields the protein MAEAGNRCPTAVPLDVNNTAPIGVSWDRAAGMLEDKATGTISSLGSDSQAHTGEKPYKCGECGYRTANKSTLSVHMRIHTGEKPYKCDQCDYSCAIKGNLDRHIAKHSGEKPYMCGECGYRAAWKSDLSQHVRTHTGEKPYKCDQCEYFAAQKSTLDRHIAEHTDEKLYICGECGYRTAYRAKLSRHMRTHTGEKPYKCEQCDYSAARKFTLDQHVAKHTGEKPYMCGECGHRTAKKSTLLVHMRIHTGEKPYKCDQCDYSATSKTNLDRHLTKHSGEKPYMCGECGYRAAQKSHLSQHVRSHTGEKPFKCDQCDYSAAHKSNLDEHVLAKHTGEKPYMCGECGYRTAYSANLFRHMRSHTCKKPCS from the coding sequence ATGGCAGAGGCAGGGAATAGGTGTCCCACCGCTGTTCCTCTCGACGTCAATAATACGGCTCCTATTGGAGTTTCATGGGACAGGGCTGCAGGTATGTTGGAAGACAAGGCGACAGGAACCATAAGCAGTTTGGGCAGTGATTCACAAGctcatactggagagaaaccctacaagtgtggcgagtgtgggtacagaacagctaACAAATCTACTCTTTCTGTacatatgagaattcatacgggtgaaaaaccttacaaatgtgaccagtgtgactattcttgTGCCATAAAGGGTAATTTGGACCGACACATAGCAAAACATtctggtgaaaaaccttacatgtgtggggagtgtgggtacagagcagcatggaagtctgacttatcccaaCATGTAAGAACTCATACaggcgagaagccctacaagtgtgaccaatgcgaaTATTTTGCTGCTCAAAAATCTACTTTGGATCGACATATAGCAGAACACACTGACGAGAAACTctacatatgtggggagtgcgggtacaggacagcttacagGGCTAAgctatccagacatatgagaactcatacaggtgaaaaaccctacaaatgtgagcagtgtgactattctgcagctcGGAAATTTACTTTAGACCaacatgtagccaaacacaccggtgagaaaccctacatgtgtggggagtgcgggcaCAGGACAGCTAAAAAGTCTACTCTTTTAGTacatatgagaattcatacaggtgaaaaaccttacaagtgtgaccagtgtgactattctgcaacatcGAAAACCAATTTGGACCGACATCTGACAAAACattctggtgaaaaaccctacatgtgtggtgaatgtgggtacagggcagcacAAAAGTCGCACTTATCCCAACATGTAAGAAGtcatacaggtgagaagcccttcaagtgtgaccaatgtgactattctgctgctcaCAAATCTAATTTGGATGAACATGTACtagctaaacacactggtgagaaaccctacatgtgtggggagtgtggatacaggacagcttacaGTGCTAACCTATTCAGACATATGAGAAGCCATACATGTAAAAAACCTTGCAGTTGA